Proteins from a single region of Diorhabda sublineata isolate icDioSubl1.1 chromosome 2, icDioSubl1.1, whole genome shotgun sequence:
- the LOC130453158 gene encoding uncharacterized protein LOC130453158 has translation MERNNEESTVQRRDTSVPVESGGERVGPPRPSTSDHYAPAVGDQAGVLDMVTGMEIDPFARRSSLARSPPGRRGSVPNLSTDDDTGWTSNIQQLAKRKRLENISIVDIAMSQSRKTIDPGTKILRIIDSLVLETKALVKTARESTNTKKEIREISMKLLRLTEQLTTREAQDTLKRAVDSPDKPKPQDEKTVKINTREVGTQANERPVTCSSTQTDGPEKLTPHEIDTHLTKGLNEESLKNLIGMKWRNECFQKTKKITENMRRVLDGRDLAIFMDTEKAAENKIVQEVAVRIPHIWKLVEANKIQPGKVISVASNSKFWMEDEGETEVVNFTFFVGLPNEQDKEQDLFQLYMACKGLTEATRHKGVKHITVVPSKEWDEDQALKVLECACRENNVEAVICMQSNNKGQTRAQSRKQGEAVIIDVGDRTYADLLKEVKKEVQEKGLSDSVGGVRMTKSGNLLLKMEETAGGAERLVEALRGRNGVKALRGVQKAEVVLHIKNIDAVTNKQEVEAAIRDIDKGRKPTGDIRVSSLRPDYGGTQAATLFIPKETADSLLKMGKIRIGLVNCSVRERVRVDSCHRCWEIGHIAKFCKGPDRTRLCIQCGGDNHQKKDCTKEAHCVLCNISGHRPLSLKCPLYRGEIKRLRTNRQQNVQTSSN, from the coding sequence atggAACGAAATAATGAGGAAAGTACGGTGCAGAGGAGGGATACCTCAGTACCGGTCGAGAGTGGTGGTGAGAGAGTGGGCCCCCCTCGACCGTCAACAAGCGACCACTATGCTCCCGCGGTAGGAGACCAGGCCGGGGTGCTGGATATGGTGACTGGAATGGAAATAGACCCCTTTGCAAGGAGAAGCTCTTTAGCAAGATCTCCCCCTGGGAGAAGAGGATCCGTTCCCAATTTGTCAACTGATGATGACACTGGCTGGACTTCAAACATACAGCAGTTGGCTAAAAGAAAGCGACTAGAAAATATTAGCATCGTTGATATTGCTATGTCACAAAGTAGGAAAACAATAGACCCGGGAACCAAAATCCTGAGGATTATCGATTCCCTAGTGCTTGAAACGAAAGCCTTAGTGAAGACTGCTCGTGAGAGCACAAATACCAAAAAGGAAATTAGAGAAATATCTATGAAACTACTAAGATTAACAGAGCAACTCACGACAAGAGAAGCCCAGGACACTCTAAAAAGAGCTGTAGACAGCCCGGATAAACCCAAGCCGCAAGATGAGAAGACCGTGAAGATAAATACCCGTGAGGTGGGCACTCAAGCAAACGAAAGACCAGTAACATGTTCGTCAACCCAAACTGACGGCCCAGAAAAGCTAACGCCACACGAAATAGACACACATTTAACCAAAGGCCTAAACGAAGAATCCCTGAAGAATTTGATTGGAATGAAGTGGAGAAATGAgtgtttccaaaaaacaaaaaaaataaccgaAAATATGCGGAGAGTGTTAGATGGAAGAGACCTAGCCATATTCATGGATACAGAAAAAGCTgcagaaaacaaaattgtgcAGGAAGTCGCCGTCAGAATACCACACATTTGGAAGCTTGTCGAAGCAAACAAAATACAGCCTGGAAAAGTTATAAGTGTGGCAAGTAACAGCAAGTTTTGGATGGAAGATGAAGGGGAGACTGAAGTAGTAAACTTCACATTCTTTGTCGGCTTGCCAAATGAACAAGACAAAGAACAAGACTTGTTCCAACTGTATATGGCATGTAAAGGACTTACAGAGGCGACGAGGCACAAAGGAGTCAAGCACATCACCGTGGTTCCCTCAAAAGAATGGGACGAAGACCAGGCCCTTAAGGTACTAGAGTGTGCATGTAGAGAAAATAACGTGGAAGCTGTCATCTGCATGCAATCAAACAATAAGGGACAAACGAGAGCTCAGTCCAGGAAACAAGGAGAGGCAGTAATCATTGATGTAGGCGACCGAACCTATGCTGATTTACTGAAGGAGGTTAAAAAAGAAGTGCAAGAGAAAGGATTAAGTGACAGTGTTGGGGGTGTCCGCATGACGAAGTCCGGGAACCTACTCCTCAAAATGGAGGAAACAGCTGGGGGCGCAGAACGACTAGTTGAAGCTCTTAGGGGAAGGAATGGAGTTAAAGCGCTAAGAGGAGTCCAAAAAGCGGAGGTTGTCCTCCATATTAAGAACATTGATGCTGTCACTAACAAACAAGAAGTGGAAGCTGCTATCAGAGACATCGACAAGGGAAGAAAACCAACAGGAGACATAAGAGTTAGCTCTTTGAGGCCTGACTATGGCGGGACACAAGCAGCTACTCTCTTTATACCAAAAGAAACTGCCGATAGCCTACTCAAAATGGGCAAAATAAGAATTGGTTTGGTCAACTGCAGTGTGAGGGAAAGGGTGAGAGTGGACTCGTGTCATCGATGCTGGGAAATTGGTCATATAGCCAAATTCTGCAAGGGCCCTGATAGAACACGATTGTGCATACAATGTGGGGGAGATAACCACCAGAAAAAAGACTGCACAAAAGAAGCTCACTGCGTACTATGCAACATCTCCGGTCATAGGCCACTTTCCCTAAAGTGCCCTTTATATAGAGGAGAGATAAAAAGGCTGCGAACAAACCGCCAACAAAATGTTCAAACTAGTTCAAATTAA